The following proteins come from a genomic window of Enterococcus gilvus ATCC BAA-350:
- a CDS encoding DUF1622 domain-containing protein, translating to MATLEKLIPIIFHPIVLLLDILSICIILYGAVFSFMKLLQRGKESSQLSTLHKIKYIKAYLGSYILLSLEFLIVADIIETIINPTFQDILKLGLIVLIRTTISYFLNKEINEFSEQQQ from the coding sequence ATGGCAACCTTGGAAAAGTTGATTCCAATTATTTTTCATCCAATCGTGCTGTTATTGGATATTTTATCGATCTGCATTATTTTGTACGGGGCGGTTTTTTCATTTATGAAGCTGCTGCAGCGAGGAAAAGAATCCAGCCAGTTATCTACGCTGCACAAGATCAAATACATTAAAGCCTATCTGGGCAGCTATATACTTTTAAGCCTAGAATTTCTTATCGTCGCCGATATTATTGAAACAATCATTAATCCGACATTCCAAGACATTCTCAAGCTAGGATTGATCGTCTTGATTCGGACCACGATCTCCTACTTCCTAAACAAAGAAATCAACGAATTCTCCGAGCAGCAGCAGTAG
- a CDS encoding ImmA/IrrE family metallo-endopeptidase, with protein MDKAEKLMADFQGIDYTFEPAMPDGLKGLCIDDQVYLNPRQSPEELTETVAEEIAHYLTSVGDITSQDTNEKRKQEQKARDVGATLVVTPQDIIDCHKEHFSAVWECADYLGITKRAFEHAVRVYARMYEEGLSYKNYRILFRADGTIGVFEFFE; from the coding sequence ATGGATAAAGCAGAGAAATTGATGGCTGACTTTCAAGGGATCGATTATACTTTTGAGCCTGCTATGCCAGACGGATTGAAGGGCCTATGCATTGATGATCAGGTTTATTTGAACCCGCGACAGTCGCCTGAAGAATTGACAGAGACAGTCGCAGAAGAAATTGCCCACTATTTGACGAGTGTTGGTGATATCACCAGTCAAGATACGAATGAAAAACGAAAGCAAGAGCAGAAGGCCCGCGACGTCGGTGCCACATTGGTCGTCACGCCACAGGATATCATTGACTGCCATAAGGAACATTTTTCGGCGGTCTGGGAATGCGCCGATTACCTAGGGATCACGAAAAGAGCCTTCGAGCATGCTGTCAGAGTCTACGCAAGAATGTATGAAGAAGGCTTGTCCTATAAAAATTACCGCATCCTTTTTCGGGCAGATGGCACGATAGGCGTCTTTGAATTTTTTGAATAG
- a CDS encoding cold-shock protein → MNKGTVKWFNADKGFGFITGEDGNDVFAHFSAIQGDGFKTLDEGQAVSYDVEEGQRGLQATNITKD, encoded by the coding sequence ATGAATAAAGGTACAGTAAAATGGTTTAACGCAGACAAAGGTTTTGGTTTTATTACAGGTGAAGATGGCAATGACGTATTTGCTCATTTCTCAGCTATCCAAGGCGACGGATTCAAAACTTTGGACGAAGGCCAAGCAGTTTCTTATGATGTAGAAGAAGGCCAACGCGGCTTACAAGCTACAAACATCACAAAAGACTAA
- a CDS encoding LTA synthase family protein, with protein MNRVKKAFSNRWVILLTASVLFWAKTILAYYVDFSLGVEGSVQTFILWINPIATTLLMFGVFLYVKKFKPALVVLFLMDLLNTVILYLNVIFYREFTDFVTIKSILGFSKVSQGISGSSFALMKPHDVLYWIDLAVFLGILIYLFAKRKEIVSKPAKKTVAIAVSCLAALTFSINLSMSEADRPQLLQRTFDRSYIVKYLGLDAFTVYDGIKTEQTNSVRAHASSNGLTDILKYTKSHYAAPDQSKYGIAKGKNIIVIHLESFQQFLINMKVDGQEVTPFLNSLENDNKQTLAFDNFFHEVGQGKTSDAENMLETGTFGLPQGSLFTQLGSDNTFQAAPAILQQQAGYTSAVFHGNVGSFWNRDHVYKNLGYQNFFDRSYFNQSDENLGYGILDKDMLKETVGHLEHLQQPFYSKFLTVTNHTPYLTDGKNFNFPALKTGNSTVDDYVRTAHYLDESLRQFFDYLKASGIYQNSIFMIYGDHFGISDSNNKDLAKAIGKDSTTWDKFDDSQMQRVPLMFHIPGYTNGGIQHQYGGEIDVLPTLLHLMGIDNQKYIQFGTDLFSPKHDQTVAFRNGDFVSPAYTELGGDTYDTKTGEKVDPQALGIQPQIDKEQKQVKQALSLSDKLNQENLLRFYTPEGFTPVDPKKYDYHDLDKKNAEIEKEKGGQSTSLYSKNGNKTTTALYPPIQ; from the coding sequence ATGAACCGGGTAAAAAAAGCTTTTAGCAACCGCTGGGTGATTTTACTGACAGCGAGTGTGCTCTTTTGGGCGAAGACGATTTTAGCCTATTACGTAGATTTTTCATTAGGTGTAGAGGGGTCCGTTCAAACCTTCATTTTGTGGATCAATCCAATCGCTACAACCTTGTTGATGTTTGGCGTGTTTTTGTACGTCAAAAAGTTCAAGCCGGCTCTGGTGGTCTTGTTCTTGATGGATCTGTTGAACACCGTGATCCTCTATTTGAACGTGATCTTCTATCGTGAATTCACCGATTTTGTGACGATCAAATCGATTTTAGGCTTTTCTAAAGTGTCGCAAGGCATCTCCGGCAGCTCCTTTGCCTTGATGAAGCCCCATGATGTGTTGTACTGGATCGATTTGGCAGTATTTTTAGGGATTCTGATTTACCTCTTTGCCAAGCGCAAAGAAATCGTCAGCAAGCCTGCCAAAAAAACCGTCGCCATCGCAGTGAGCTGTTTGGCCGCGTTGACCTTCTCAATCAACCTATCCATGAGTGAAGCCGATCGGCCACAATTATTGCAACGGACCTTTGACCGTTCCTATATTGTAAAATATTTGGGATTGGACGCCTTTACCGTGTATGACGGCATCAAGACGGAGCAAACGAACAGTGTGCGTGCCCACGCTTCAAGCAACGGATTAACGGATATTTTGAAATATACCAAATCCCACTATGCGGCGCCTGATCAAAGCAAGTACGGGATCGCGAAGGGAAAAAATATCATCGTGATCCATTTGGAAAGCTTCCAGCAATTTTTGATCAATATGAAAGTGGATGGACAAGAAGTAACGCCGTTCTTAAACAGCTTAGAAAATGACAATAAACAAACACTGGCCTTTGATAATTTCTTCCATGAAGTCGGCCAAGGGAAAACCAGTGACGCAGAAAATATGCTGGAAACAGGTACGTTTGGGTTGCCGCAAGGTTCGCTGTTTACACAACTAGGCTCGGACAATACGTTCCAGGCCGCTCCAGCGATCTTACAGCAGCAGGCAGGCTACACTAGCGCCGTGTTCCACGGAAATGTCGGCAGCTTCTGGAATCGCGACCACGTCTATAAAAATCTCGGTTATCAAAATTTCTTCGACCGCTCCTACTTCAATCAGTCGGATGAAAATCTGGGCTACGGGATCTTAGACAAGGATATGCTGAAGGAGACGGTAGGGCATCTAGAACACCTGCAACAACCGTTTTACTCAAAATTCTTGACTGTTACCAACCACACGCCTTATTTGACGGATGGAAAGAACTTTAATTTCCCTGCATTGAAGACGGGCAACAGCACTGTCGATGATTATGTTCGGACAGCGCATTACTTGGATGAATCGCTGCGCCAATTCTTTGACTATTTAAAAGCGTCAGGCATTTATCAAAACTCGATCTTTATGATTTACGGCGACCACTTTGGGATCTCTGACAGCAACAATAAAGACCTCGCAAAGGCAATCGGAAAAGATTCTACGACTTGGGATAAATTTGACGATTCTCAAATGCAGCGGGTGCCATTGATGTTCCATATCCCAGGCTATACAAATGGCGGTATCCAACATCAGTACGGCGGGGAGATCGACGTTTTGCCCACTCTCCTGCATTTGATGGGAATCGACAATCAAAAATACATTCAATTCGGAACCGATCTGTTTTCTCCAAAACATGATCAAACCGTGGCTTTCCGTAATGGTGATTTCGTTTCACCTGCGTATACGGAATTAGGCGGCGACACCTACGATACGAAGACGGGTGAAAAGGTCGATCCTCAGGCACTGGGTATCCAACCTCAGATCGACAAGGAACAAAAGCAAGTCAAGCAAGCGCTGAGCCTGTCCGACAAGCTGAACCAAGAAAATCTGCTGCGCTTCTATACTCCAGAAGGGTTCACGCCTGTTGATCCGAAGAAATACGACTATCACGATCTGGATAAAAAGAACGCGGAGATCGAAAAAGAGAAGGGCGGCCAATCAACCAGCCTTTACTCGAAGAATGGCAATAAAACGACCACAGCCCTTTATCCACCGATCCAATAG
- a CDS encoding ABC transporter ATP-binding protein, whose protein sequence is MEKIVTVDAVKKTYGKGNQKKTEALKGISFEVEKGEFVGIMGASGSGKSTLLNLLATLDKPTEGQISINQDDVTKLSGNQLADFRSREIGFIFQDFNLLENLTAAENIAVPLSLQGVKAKEIHRRVSEVAQRLSIDGILNSYPAQISGGQKQRVAAARALITQPTILLGDEPTGALDSNSARDLLDTMEELNQKDQVSILLVTHDPFSASYCQRILFIKDGVIYQEVKRENQTREAFYRQILSILGNLEQ, encoded by the coding sequence ATGGAAAAAATCGTAACCGTCGATGCCGTAAAGAAAACCTACGGCAAAGGCAATCAGAAAAAAACGGAAGCCTTAAAGGGCATTTCATTTGAAGTAGAAAAAGGAGAATTCGTCGGGATCATGGGCGCATCAGGCTCAGGAAAATCCACGCTGTTGAATTTATTAGCGACTTTAGACAAGCCGACAGAAGGACAAATCAGCATCAACCAAGACGATGTCACTAAATTGTCTGGCAATCAATTGGCAGATTTTCGAAGCCGCGAGATCGGCTTCATCTTCCAAGACTTTAATTTATTAGAAAATCTAACGGCGGCGGAAAATATCGCTGTGCCCTTGTCCTTGCAGGGCGTGAAGGCTAAAGAAATCCATCGACGGGTCTCAGAAGTCGCGCAGCGTTTGTCGATTGACGGGATCTTAAACAGCTATCCTGCACAAATCTCTGGCGGGCAAAAGCAACGTGTGGCGGCAGCACGTGCCTTGATCACACAGCCGACGATCTTGCTTGGGGATGAACCCACAGGAGCATTGGATTCAAACAGCGCTCGGGATCTGTTGGACACGATGGAGGAATTGAACCAAAAGGACCAAGTATCGATTCTCTTAGTGACCCACGATCCCTTCTCAGCCAGCTATTGTCAACGAATTCTCTTCATTAAAGATGGCGTGATCTATCAAGAGGTGAAACGAGAAAATCAAACGCGGGAAGCTTTTTATCGTCAGATTTTAAGTATTCTCGGGAACTTGGAACAGTAG
- a CDS encoding YxeA family protein yields MKKFLIGLISLIVLAYVGLQIADKVVKSGDDYYVQITTDGKRLNEKDDSGNDFVDYKYELPGYDKEGKKKDLDFNANKDRPLRREAFLKVTWNKSKGVTSYEEVQQKELPKKAAEKLGV; encoded by the coding sequence ATGAAAAAATTTTTGATTGGTTTGATTAGTTTAATCGTTCTCGCCTATGTAGGCTTACAAATAGCAGATAAAGTTGTGAAAAGCGGGGATGATTACTACGTTCAGATCACCACAGACGGGAAACGTCTCAACGAGAAAGACGATAGCGGCAATGATTTCGTTGATTATAAATATGAATTGCCTGGCTATGACAAGGAAGGCAAGAAAAAGGACTTGGATTTCAACGCCAACAAAGATCGTCCATTGCGACGCGAGGCCTTTCTTAAAGTAACGTGGAACAAGAGCAAAGGGGTCACTTCCTATGAAGAGGTCCAACAAAAGGAACTGCCCAAAAAAGCAGCAGAAAAACTAGGCGTTTAA
- a CDS encoding FtsX-like permease family protein, whose product MLLKLSLTGIKGRLRDYIVLFSGLVVASGIFYMFEGLATNTAFLESNSMVKSIVFIFHLGTVLLSIITFVYILYANSFLMTMRQKDYAMFMMLGAKGRKIAQLIFIETFVVGVSATIVGTVLGIGLSSVVQQLLVKQLAIKITHFTAVSSSAALFTLIFFTVIFLLAAFVNAMTIVKKPILTLLRAGETPMPANRKPFTLLLEVIAGIAFLAIGYFMMSQVMTLAFFALITALITIVLGTYFVFHSILIFVLDLLKRRDSIALKKLNNFTLSQLSFRIQDYTRILSMVAMLFALALGAITVGLGFHNEIMKMTDATSTYDLVLNNGQEFTASDLKGLSTSSDVAYQQKEDQDTVYYDREQFNQTPFKTKIFTSNRQTKTVGFDGEKLASDVTASDQLRALELPEQSAKKHEFVSNQEFAALPGKTTELRLITVKDFEKDRDALTKLANENFQKNPTLDKDMGGMSQKALVYELYNALFSGFEFMGFFLGIAFLTMLASCLMFKILSGAKSDIQRYSMLEKIGARQKLLKQSIRKEIGILFLVPGLLGVTHVLFGLQMFNTLLSDPYSNLWLPFLIFFVLYFVYYLLTVWIYTGIVMKREG is encoded by the coding sequence ATGCTTTTAAAATTATCACTTACTGGGATCAAAGGACGTCTGCGTGATTATATCGTTTTGTTCTCCGGCTTAGTCGTCGCTTCAGGAATTTTTTATATGTTTGAAGGTTTGGCTACAAATACGGCCTTCTTAGAAAGCAACTCCATGGTCAAATCGATCGTGTTCATTTTTCATTTAGGAACGGTCTTGCTGTCGATCATTACCTTTGTCTACATTCTGTATGCCAATTCCTTCTTGATGACGATGCGCCAGAAGGACTATGCGATGTTCATGATGCTTGGGGCAAAAGGACGCAAGATCGCTCAACTGATCTTTATTGAGACGTTTGTGGTTGGCGTCAGTGCTACCATCGTTGGAACCGTGCTGGGCATTGGATTAAGCAGTGTCGTCCAGCAATTATTGGTCAAACAGTTGGCGATCAAGATTACCCATTTCACGGCCGTCAGTTCGTCGGCAGCGTTGTTTACATTGATTTTTTTCACCGTCATTTTTCTGTTGGCAGCCTTTGTCAACGCCATGACGATCGTGAAAAAACCGATCCTGACATTGCTGCGAGCAGGCGAGACACCGATGCCGGCAAATCGCAAACCGTTTACGCTGCTGTTAGAGGTAATTGCGGGCATCGCGTTTCTGGCTATCGGCTATTTCATGATGTCACAAGTCATGACCTTGGCGTTTTTCGCCTTGATCACTGCCCTGATCACGATTGTTTTAGGAACGTATTTTGTTTTCCATTCGATCCTGATCTTCGTTTTAGACCTGTTGAAACGTCGGGACAGTATCGCGTTGAAAAAATTGAACAATTTCACACTCTCGCAACTAAGCTTCCGTATCCAGGATTACACGAGGATTTTATCCATGGTGGCGATGCTCTTTGCTCTTGCATTAGGAGCGATCACCGTTGGGTTGGGCTTCCACAATGAGATCATGAAAATGACGGACGCCACTTCAACCTATGATCTTGTGCTGAACAATGGGCAGGAATTCACCGCGTCTGATTTAAAAGGGCTCTCGACTTCTTCCGATGTGGCGTATCAGCAAAAAGAAGACCAGGATACCGTTTATTACGATCGGGAACAATTCAATCAAACACCTTTCAAAACCAAAATATTTACCTCAAACCGTCAAACAAAGACGGTTGGCTTTGATGGGGAGAAATTAGCCAGCGATGTCACTGCGTCAGACCAGCTCCGAGCTTTGGAATTGCCTGAACAAAGTGCCAAGAAGCATGAATTTGTCTCCAATCAAGAATTTGCGGCGTTGCCGGGAAAAACAACGGAATTACGTCTGATCACGGTGAAGGACTTCGAGAAAGACCGAGACGCCTTGACAAAACTAGCCAATGAGAACTTCCAAAAAAATCCGACATTAGACAAGGATATGGGAGGCATGAGCCAAAAAGCTTTGGTCTATGAGCTATACAACGCCTTGTTCTCAGGCTTTGAATTTATGGGCTTCTTCTTAGGGATCGCCTTTTTGACGATGCTGGCAAGCTGCCTGATGTTCAAGATCTTGTCAGGAGCCAAAAGCGATATCCAACGATACAGCATGCTGGAAAAAATCGGCGCACGCCAAAAGCTCTTAAAGCAATCCATTCGCAAAGAGATCGGCATTCTTTTCTTAGTCCCAGGACTGTTAGGGGTGACCCACGTGCTCTTTGGACTGCAAATGTTCAACACGCTCCTAAGTGATCCCTACAGCAATCTCTGGCTGCCATTCCTGATTTTCTTCGTGCTATACTTTGTCTATTATTTATTGACAGTGTGGATCTATACAGGAATCGTGATGAAACGCGAGGGGTAA